The following nucleotide sequence is from Aedes aegypti strain LVP_AGWG chromosome 3, AaegL5.0 Primary Assembly, whole genome shotgun sequence.
cccttgatgctacaactagataactcgaaattcgaaatttttgacttcaatatgtcaaaacatttttcttaattagatctgcaaaatatccacaggtcttaagcgtgtgattcaaaatacacaagttaaagattatttttcaatcataatctctgcgattaaccatcaccttgttaaacggtcatactttcaaagttgcacatctcaaaattttgattttcgagttatctagttgtagcattaaggggacgatatataTATTGGCATTTTATGGTGTCTTCCAATCGGAGACGAGAATTTTCTCCCCAAGCCACGCCACCGCCGGACTGCAAAAGCGTGTAGTGCTTGTCCCATTAGATTACCCTTGCTTTTAGTGTGTGTGAACATTTGTCATATCAACTCTTTGATGAGTgtgtttggtggccctgaaaagggccgtttgaaGAGCGAAACTTTGGAATGCGATTTAACCTCCGAAACCGTACAGGGTGCGTCCCTGACGCTTCAGAGCGTAGACAACATCCATAGCGGTAACGGTTTTACGCTTGGCGTGTTCAGTGTAGGTAACGGCATCACGGATGACGTTTTCCAGGAACACCTTCAACACACCACGAGTTTCCTCGTAGATAAGTCCGGAGATACGCTTGACTCCTCCACGACGAGCCAGACGACGGATTGCGGGCTTGGTGATACCCTGGATGTTAtcacgcaaaaccttgcgatgacgcttGGCGCCTCCTTTTCCGAGTCCTTTGCCTCCCTTGCCACGGCCGGTCATTTTGGATGAATTTGGTTCTGTGTTCGACGACGGTAGTACTGGAACTGATGGCTGCGCCAAACACTAGCGGCCACTTTTATACCCACTCGAGGGTTGAGTTCTTCTTTCCTCTCTTGCTTGTTCTATTCTTCCGTGGCTTCCGATTG
It contains:
- the LOC110678236 gene encoding histone H4, with product MTGRGKGGKGLGKGGAKRHRKVLRDNIQGITKPAIRRLARRGGVKRISGLIYEETRGVLKVFLENVIRDAVTYTEHAKRKTVTAMDVVYALKRQGRTLYGFGG